The Misgurnus anguillicaudatus chromosome 15, ASM2758022v2, whole genome shotgun sequence genome has a window encoding:
- the cox5ab gene encoding cytochrome c oxidase subunit 5Ab gives MFPAVLRAGLRSLSRTRTSYTAPLAVRCYSHAKAETDEEFDSRWVMYFSKPDLDAWELRKGMNTLIGYDLVPEPKILDSALRACRRLNDLASAIRILEAVKDKSGPHKEIYPYVIQELNPTLKELGISTPEELGIDKA, from the exons ATGTTTCCAGCGGTACTGCGCGCAGGATTAAGGAGTTTAAGCCGAACACGAACATCATACACAG cTCCTCTGGCTGTGAGATGTTATAGTCATGCCAAAGCTGAAACAGATGAAGAGTTTGACTCTCGCTGGGTGATGTACTTCAGCAAACCAGACCTCGATGCATGGGAACTACGCAAAG GTATGAACACACTGATTGGTTACGATCTCGTTCCTGAGCCCAAGATCTTAGATTCTGCTTTGCGCGCCTGCAGACGCTTGAATGATCTGGCCAGCGCCATCCGCATCTTAGAAGCTGTCAAA GATAAATCAGGACCTCATAAGGAGATCTACCCATATGTGATCCAGGAGTTGAATCCCACACTGAAGGAGTTGGGAATCTCCACTCCAGAAGAGCTGGGCATTGATAAAGCATGA
- the rpp25b gene encoding ribonuclease P protein subunit p25b, protein MEAIADREARLCASTSPTPPPPPANLELKHGHAVRFKKVCRIEEESLSPFPGLPAGVLEMKVKEGSKIRNLMGFAMTRMQDEARDGGQTGLRRVVFSGSGRAVTKTITCAEIMKRKIGGLHQMTKLQYKSVREVWESQEGGDSEMTVHRTLPSISILLSKDPLDPLEPGYQPPETVWDERNGGEASCAMEKRSIDSFGSLVEPQAKRQCL, encoded by the coding sequence ATGGAGGCGATTGCCGATCGGGAAGCCCGCCTGTGTGCCTCCACCTCCCCGaccccaccaccaccaccagcaaaCCTTGAACTCAAGCACGGTCACGCGGTCCGTTTCAAGAAAGTGTGTCGAATCGAAGAGGAAAGTTTGAGCCCGTTTCCCGGACTGCCGGCAGGTGTGTTGGAAATGAAGGTGAAAGAGGGCAGCAAAATTCGCAATCTCATGGGTTTTGCCATGACACGTATGCAGGACGAGGCACGCGACGGTGGTCAGACGGGACTGAGACGGGTCGTGTTCAGTGGGTCGGGCCGGGCCGTCACCAAAACCATCACCTGTGCCGAGATCATGAAGAGGAAGATTGGCGGTCTTCATCAGATGACCAAACTGCAATACAAGAGCGTGCGAGAGGTCTGGGAGAGTCAGGAAGGAGGAGACTCGGAGATGACCGTACACCGGACTCTTCCATCCATCAGCATTCTGCTCTCCAAAGATCCTCTTGATCCTCTAGAACCGGGATATCAGCCTCCGGAGACTGTCTGGGATGAGAGAAATGGAGGAGAGGCTTCATGTGCGATGGAGAAAAGATCTATAGACTCATTTGGTTCTCTGGTAGAGCCACAGGCAAAAAGACAGTGCCTATGA